The Sulfitobacter sp. S223 genome has a window encoding:
- a CDS encoding type II secretion system F family protein: protein MIDLQTFDVNLLIYALIFLGVLLACDGISQILFRQESQGDARNRRMKMIQRGASSEQILQLLRDPAMSGTEKKGGPILQFRRLLIQAGVTVSPLLAVIAIICFGVMVFVVASQYLVLELALAASAAAALILPAFVLIAMKEARLAKLTNQLPDALDLMSRGLKVGHPVAVTVANVAKDMRDPIGTEFGIIQDQINYGDDVATAFHDFAQRVATEDANYLAVSIGIQHGTGGNLSKILNVLSQVIRDRHTMRKKIKAISAEGRLSGMILTALPIFIYTTIELSSPSFYGDVRGDPIFPLFAAAIGGLVLLQGLILYRLVKFKF, encoded by the coding sequence ATGATCGACCTTCAAACTTTTGATGTGAACCTGCTGATCTACGCGTTGATCTTTCTGGGTGTTTTGCTTGCCTGCGATGGAATTTCCCAAATTCTGTTTCGTCAGGAATCGCAAGGCGATGCCCGCAACAGACGCATGAAGATGATTCAGCGCGGAGCCTCTTCAGAGCAGATCCTGCAATTGCTTCGCGATCCGGCCATGTCGGGTACCGAGAAAAAAGGTGGCCCAATTCTGCAGTTTCGCCGGCTACTGATCCAAGCAGGTGTCACTGTTTCTCCCCTATTGGCCGTCATCGCAATCATCTGTTTTGGTGTGATGGTCTTTGTCGTCGCTTCGCAATACTTGGTGTTGGAGCTGGCATTGGCGGCCAGCGCGGCAGCGGCTTTGATCTTGCCGGCATTTGTTTTGATCGCAATGAAAGAAGCGCGCCTCGCGAAGTTGACCAATCAGCTTCCGGACGCATTGGATCTCATGTCCCGCGGTCTCAAGGTCGGTCATCCGGTCGCCGTAACGGTCGCCAATGTCGCCAAAGACATGCGCGATCCTATCGGAACGGAGTTTGGGATCATTCAAGACCAGATCAATTACGGAGATGACGTCGCCACAGCATTTCATGATTTTGCGCAGCGTGTCGCGACCGAAGATGCCAATTATCTTGCCGTCAGCATTGGCATCCAACATGGAACAGGCGGCAATTTGTCCAAAATCCTGAACGTGCTGTCACAAGTGATCAGGGACCGCCACACGATGCGTAAGAAAATCAAAGCGATTTCAGCAGAAGGCCGCCTGAGCGGCATGATCCTGACCGCTTTGCCGATCTTCATTTACACGACGATCGAGCTATCCTCGCCGTCCTTTTATGGCGATGTAAGAGGCGATCCAATTTTCCCGCTCTTTGCAGCCGCAATTGGCGGTTTGGTCCTCCTACAGGGTTTGATCCTGTACCGGTTGGTCAAGTTCAAGTTTTAG
- a CDS encoding CpaF family protein, which yields MFNEYRSRRATEPSNVLKLETPIKMPMPLPAEVLDEPSNEGLQAHLELKSRLHSELLDRLNLSVIDKVERSELKRQIASLATSLLEEEGVHMRADAFSTLVEELMNEVMGYGPLEPLLADPTINDILVNSFDQVYVERYGLLERTKTRFRDERHLLRIIDKIVTKVGRRIDESQPWVDARLEDGSRVNAIIRPCSVDGPALSIRKFSRNPLTTEKLVERGALDKSAVKLLQALVEARLNILISGGTGSGKTTMLNAVSSYIDTNQRIVTIEDAAELQLQQEHVVRLETRPPNAEGQGVISQRDLLRNALRMRPDRIIVGEVRGAECFDMLQAMNTGHDGSMTTVHANSARDALGRVEQMVTMLGVDLPIKTIRSQIAGAIHIVLQLSRLSDGSRRVMSISEITGMEDDTITMQDIFVYKRSGKSSDGKILGEFMPTGIRPKCFDLLIASGIEIDNGMFMRKESRT from the coding sequence GTGTTCAATGAATATAGGTCGCGCAGGGCTACTGAGCCATCAAACGTTCTCAAGCTTGAGACGCCGATAAAGATGCCGATGCCGCTGCCCGCAGAAGTGCTGGACGAACCTTCGAATGAAGGGCTGCAGGCTCATCTGGAACTTAAAAGCCGCCTTCATAGCGAGTTGCTGGATCGCCTGAATCTGTCGGTGATTGATAAAGTCGAACGCTCCGAGCTCAAACGGCAGATCGCATCGCTTGCGACCAGCCTGCTGGAAGAAGAAGGCGTTCATATGCGCGCGGACGCGTTCTCGACTCTGGTAGAGGAACTGATGAACGAGGTGATGGGCTATGGCCCGCTTGAACCTCTTTTGGCCGACCCAACTATCAACGACATTCTCGTCAACTCCTTCGATCAGGTTTATGTAGAACGATACGGTTTGTTGGAACGCACGAAAACGCGGTTTCGCGACGAACGTCATTTGCTCCGCATCATCGACAAAATCGTTACCAAGGTAGGTCGACGCATAGACGAGTCCCAGCCATGGGTTGACGCCCGTCTCGAAGACGGCAGCCGTGTGAATGCGATTATCCGGCCTTGCTCGGTTGATGGTCCAGCCCTGTCGATCCGTAAATTTTCGCGCAATCCGCTGACAACGGAAAAGTTGGTTGAACGCGGTGCGTTGGACAAGTCGGCGGTGAAGCTTCTGCAGGCCTTGGTGGAAGCGCGCCTGAACATTCTGATCTCTGGCGGCACTGGGTCCGGTAAAACAACGATGTTGAACGCGGTTTCATCGTATATCGACACGAACCAGCGCATCGTGACGATTGAGGACGCGGCAGAGCTTCAGCTTCAGCAGGAACACGTTGTGCGCCTTGAGACCCGCCCGCCCAACGCTGAGGGCCAGGGGGTTATCTCTCAGCGGGATCTGCTGCGCAACGCGCTACGGATGCGGCCCGATCGCATTATCGTCGGTGAGGTTCGTGGCGCGGAGTGTTTCGACATGCTTCAGGCCATGAATACCGGCCATGACGGGTCGATGACGACGGTACACGCCAACTCTGCGCGTGACGCATTGGGGCGCGTTGAACAGATGGTAACGATGCTGGGCGTCGACTTACCTATCAAAACGATCCGGTCTCAAATCGCGGGTGCTATTCATATCGTTCTCCAGCTCAGCCGCCTCAGCGACGGTAGCCGAAGGGTCATGAGCATATCCGAAATCACGGGCATGGAAGACGATACCATCACGATGCAGGACATCTTCGTTTACAAACGTAGCGGGAAATCATCAGACGGGAAAATCCTGGGTGAGTTCATGCCGACGGGTATCAGGCCGAAGTGCTTTGACCTTTTGATCGCTTCCGGGATCGAAATCGACAACGGAATGTTTATGCGCAAGGAAAGCAGGACATGA
- a CDS encoding AAA family ATPase, with translation MGHHQPRSIIIVSERVSFSQEISGVFSMEDNNTITTANESFKMMNGRAGSLVFDQDVVIFEADPDDADEIQAVKELLKKRTNGTIFLALTGNEVSITKARELKKIGIDEVLPLSIDSDGIRAAVDEKLSAMRAPEQNLFNGSSALGQVIPVTQSRGGIGSTTIAVNLASTLVGRDKTMFKKATRKSVVLLDLDLQFGNSNVFLDLEDKGGFLNIIDSAEKVDERFVGSTLQRHALGFDVLCAPAQVVPLHSMRPDLVQDIIDILKMKYDYIIIDLPRAVVDWVEPVLKSASKLVIVTDTSVPCVRQARRLMDLYREDSVALPVEVVVNRERRPMLKSEHVREAEKVLETKLIHWLPDNPKVARSAVDLGRPIVDMKPKSDLGKALTLLASALSYSEQTVNRKK, from the coding sequence ATGGGCCACCACCAACCACGTTCGATTATAATCGTTTCGGAACGCGTCTCATTTTCGCAAGAGATAAGTGGCGTCTTTTCGATGGAGGATAACAACACGATCACCACGGCGAATGAGTCTTTCAAGATGATGAACGGACGAGCCGGCAGTCTGGTGTTTGATCAAGACGTCGTAATATTTGAAGCCGACCCTGACGATGCAGACGAAATTCAGGCGGTCAAGGAGTTGCTGAAGAAGCGTACCAACGGCACCATCTTTCTGGCACTGACCGGAAACGAAGTCTCCATCACGAAGGCGCGCGAACTCAAGAAGATCGGAATTGATGAAGTTTTACCGCTGTCAATTGATAGCGACGGGATCAGGGCGGCTGTTGATGAAAAACTTAGCGCGATGCGCGCGCCTGAGCAAAACTTGTTCAACGGTTCTTCCGCGCTTGGCCAAGTTATTCCCGTCACGCAATCCCGTGGGGGCATCGGGTCCACGACCATTGCCGTGAACCTCGCCAGCACTTTGGTTGGGCGGGACAAAACAATGTTCAAAAAGGCCACTAGAAAATCCGTCGTCCTACTTGATTTGGACCTTCAGTTTGGAAACTCGAATGTATTTTTAGACCTGGAAGATAAGGGCGGCTTCCTGAATATCATCGACTCTGCCGAAAAGGTGGATGAACGCTTTGTCGGCTCGACACTACAGCGCCACGCACTTGGCTTTGACGTACTTTGCGCTCCGGCTCAGGTAGTCCCGCTCCATTCGATGCGTCCTGATCTGGTTCAGGACATCATCGACATCCTGAAAATGAAATATGACTATATCATCATCGACCTTCCGCGCGCCGTCGTGGATTGGGTTGAACCGGTCCTCAAGAGCGCTTCAAAACTGGTCATCGTGACTGACACCAGCGTCCCTTGTGTACGGCAGGCACGTCGTCTCATGGACCTTTACCGCGAAGATAGTGTGGCGTTGCCAGTTGAAGTGGTCGTCAATCGTGAACGCCGGCCCATGCTGAAATCTGAACATGTCAGGGAAGCTGAGAAGGTTCTTGAAACCAAGTTAATCCACTGGCTGCCGGACAACCCAAAGGTGGCCCGCAGCGCCGTAGATCTAGGCCGACCTATCGTCGATATGAAACCAAAATCGGACTTGGGCAAGGCGCTGACGCTTTTGGCCTCTGCACTATCATATTCAGAACAGACCGTTAATCGCAAAAAATAA
- a CDS encoding TadE/TadG family type IV pilus assembly protein gives MMIKPYILRPATQACRKFLRDQTGGVLVEFAIVISLFMFLFAALLDFGRLSYSGVTAQSAAQIAARVAAVRPAACVGVPQTHQRGDNAAAPRFGTSCGAADGVCASVATVSCAGVATNATASEIWGRINPLLPYGASIDVLQFSYRFDPKLGFLGGPYTPMVTVELDLDDFQFVSPLAALANAAGASGSTLPSSTSYSSFSVSLPAEDLAAGESG, from the coding sequence ATGATGATCAAGCCATATATTCTTCGCCCCGCAACGCAGGCCTGCCGCAAATTTCTGCGTGATCAGACCGGGGGCGTGTTGGTTGAATTTGCAATTGTCATATCGCTTTTCATGTTCTTGTTCGCGGCGCTGCTGGATTTTGGTCGTCTATCCTATAGCGGCGTAACCGCTCAAAGCGCCGCTCAGATTGCAGCACGCGTCGCTGCCGTCAGGCCTGCAGCATGTGTCGGCGTGCCACAGACCCACCAGCGGGGTGACAATGCCGCAGCCCCTAGATTTGGAACATCGTGCGGAGCGGCGGATGGTGTCTGCGCCAGCGTGGCCACTGTGTCCTGTGCAGGTGTCGCAACCAATGCGACAGCATCGGAAATTTGGGGGCGCATCAATCCGCTTTTGCCTTACGGTGCATCAATCGACGTGCTGCAATTTTCGTATAGGTTCGACCCAAAGCTCGGATTTCTCGGCGGCCCTTACACACCAATGGTTACTGTCGAGCTTGATTTGGATGATTTCCAGTTCGTTTCGCCTTTGGCTGCGCTGGCAAATGCAGCCGGGGCATCTGGCAGCACACTGCCGTCGTCCACAAGCTATTCCAGTTTCAGCGTTTCACTACCAGCAGAAGATCTTGCAGCAGGGGAGTCCGGATAA
- a CDS encoding TadE/TadG family type IV pilus assembly protein, protein MKQLKHIQRFQPRFVKRFGGEDDGAIIVEFGIVMPIMLLLLALTVEASRLMWSYQSVIAGVRDAGRYMARVTPSDICAGGGSVASLSSTLKDIVQKDINGNALFPIGITVNSVTPSYSCVAGTYRVSPAPVAQVTANVTVQFPLGGVLALFGEGISSVTTNVTDKSRIFGQ, encoded by the coding sequence ATGAAACAGCTTAAGCACATTCAGCGGTTCCAGCCGCGTTTCGTCAAAAGGTTTGGCGGCGAGGATGATGGTGCCATCATCGTTGAGTTTGGTATCGTCATGCCAATCATGCTCTTGCTGCTGGCTCTTACTGTCGAAGCCTCGCGGCTGATGTGGTCCTATCAGTCTGTGATTGCGGGGGTGCGCGACGCCGGACGCTATATGGCGCGTGTCACCCCGTCTGACATCTGCGCAGGTGGCGGCAGCGTAGCAAGCCTGAGTTCGACGCTCAAAGACATTGTTCAAAAAGATATCAACGGGAACGCATTATTCCCGATAGGCATAACCGTGAACTCGGTCACACCAAGCTATTCCTGCGTGGCAGGCACCTATCGTGTCAGCCCTGCCCCGGTGGCCCAAGTGACCGCCAATGTGACAGTCCAGTTTCCTCTGGGGGGTGTTTTGGCCCTGTTTGGTGAAGGCATTTCTTCGGTCACGACGAATGTCACGGATAAATCAAGGATATTCGGCCAATGA
- a CDS encoding pilus assembly protein TadG-related protein — protein sequence MYFWPIISRFLKDDAGTIAILWGSSLVVFLGFLAITLDVGRMNTTHAELQSFADNVALAAAGELDGRNDAITRATSAAANLIDDSHTFANGSKTLSGSADYTLTFHKALPASDLTPLGADITTNANQAKFVQVALTPKSLSMNLASGLDKMLGGTGFDAASVKAEAVAGYSQAACDVSPLMFCLPTNWESTLGLGDQVLLRSGGKDAAWGAGNFGFIDLDAFQDASGVCADEGGNKLACLIAAQSSVTQCILTNGITTEPGQKVGITDAAFNVRFDIFRSVLNGEKNNADFAPAPNVIKGIKPNGGSACIQGNEEATGTTIALGRDACLISGSCGGSNRFGDGSWDRAGYLNTNHDLGDGVADGIGSDTHLPALTGTDVQFSGTRFGMYLREIAYGNSNANAPAILDPSLPETGRPMCSSHMSSDPARRVVTAAGVDCGATVISGRTENVPVTRFVSFFLTEPVGTNADTPPSFDIYGEVVGFPDVAGGGAAGFGGIYRDVVQLYR from the coding sequence ATGTATTTTTGGCCCATCATATCGCGGTTTCTCAAGGATGATGCGGGTACAATCGCCATCCTCTGGGGGTCGTCGCTGGTCGTGTTCCTTGGGTTCCTTGCCATCACGCTTGACGTTGGTCGAATGAACACGACGCACGCCGAACTTCAGTCTTTTGCAGATAACGTGGCCTTGGCCGCTGCAGGAGAACTGGATGGTCGCAACGATGCAATTACCAGAGCAACCAGCGCAGCCGCCAATTTGATCGACGATAGCCATACGTTTGCGAATGGATCAAAAACCCTCTCGGGTTCTGCCGACTACACTTTGACCTTTCACAAAGCACTGCCTGCATCTGATCTGACTCCGCTTGGTGCGGACATCACCACGAATGCCAACCAAGCGAAGTTCGTTCAGGTCGCACTAACGCCAAAGTCCCTGTCGATGAATCTGGCCTCGGGGCTGGACAAAATGTTGGGCGGGACAGGTTTTGATGCTGCTTCTGTAAAAGCAGAGGCCGTCGCAGGCTACTCACAGGCCGCCTGCGATGTTTCACCTTTGATGTTTTGTCTCCCGACGAATTGGGAAAGCACATTGGGTCTAGGTGATCAGGTACTGCTGCGTAGTGGCGGGAAAGATGCGGCTTGGGGCGCAGGTAATTTCGGCTTCATTGACCTAGACGCATTTCAGGATGCATCTGGCGTTTGTGCTGATGAAGGCGGCAACAAATTAGCATGCCTGATTGCGGCACAAAGCTCTGTCACACAGTGCATCTTGACGAATGGCATTACGACCGAACCCGGTCAGAAAGTGGGTATCACAGACGCTGCATTTAACGTGCGGTTCGACATTTTCCGCTCCGTGCTTAACGGTGAAAAGAACAACGCCGATTTTGCCCCCGCCCCAAATGTGATCAAGGGGATTAAACCGAATGGCGGCAGTGCGTGCATTCAGGGCAACGAAGAAGCCACTGGTACTACGATTGCGCTAGGCCGCGACGCTTGCTTGATCTCTGGAAGCTGTGGGGGCAGCAATCGCTTTGGCGACGGCAGCTGGGACCGCGCGGGTTATCTGAACACAAACCACGATCTGGGAGATGGCGTTGCTGATGGGATCGGTTCCGATACGCATCTACCTGCCCTGACGGGCACGGATGTCCAATTTTCGGGCACAAGGTTTGGCATGTATTTACGAGAAATTGCCTACGGCAACAGCAACGCGAACGCGCCAGCCATTCTTGATCCTTCGCTGCCTGAAACAGGGCGCCCCATGTGCTCCAGCCACATGTCTTCTGATCCCGCGCGGCGTGTGGTCACCGCTGCTGGCGTTGACTGCGGGGCCACGGTGATCAGCGGGCGCACAGAGAATGTTCCAGTCACCCGCTTTGTTTCGTTTTTCCTAACAGAGCCAGTGGGGACGAATGCCGACACGCCACCGAGTTTTGATATCTACGGCGAAGTCGTCGGATTTCCGGACGTCGCTGGTGGTGGGGCGGCCGGCTTTGGCGGCATTTACCGTGATGTTGTGCAGTTGTACCGATGA
- the cpaB gene encoding Flp pilus assembly protein CpaB — MRIKPIITTVFGIAIAAGSVFVTKEHLLVQPETVKDATGSELVDIYIARSEIAFGQTIETHHVTIHPWPRAALPPGAFTEIAHLVPADRDQLRRAKGRFYPGEVMIATKVSLFGEKVTLVQKLGENTRAMSIKVDAVTAVGGFVTPGDFVDIVMTEGSGQDMRAVTILQEIRVIGVDQQSEELKDQPEIARTITVEVTPEQGQRLALAQKAGSLSLTLRSLDGVEDKPMEMVRLRDLMQEEGPAEKALIQPTVNVRRGTAFEVVTIRRQIDEPDPLALPETVTQTEVATDTELAAEPESNGQINSAPRSVNEQEIKLVPLDPPLITPRIRPINVTQTIEQ, encoded by the coding sequence ATGCGGATCAAGCCGATCATTACGACGGTTTTCGGAATTGCGATCGCAGCCGGTTCTGTCTTCGTGACAAAAGAACACCTTCTCGTGCAACCCGAAACCGTCAAAGATGCGACAGGGTCAGAGCTTGTCGATATATACATTGCGCGATCGGAAATCGCCTTTGGTCAGACTATCGAAACACACCATGTCACAATTCACCCATGGCCGCGTGCTGCGCTGCCACCAGGTGCATTCACTGAAATCGCACACCTTGTGCCCGCAGATCGTGATCAGCTACGTCGGGCGAAAGGCCGCTTTTATCCCGGCGAGGTCATGATCGCGACCAAAGTCTCGCTTTTCGGTGAGAAGGTCACATTGGTCCAAAAGCTCGGGGAAAACACCCGCGCCATGTCCATTAAGGTTGACGCTGTCACCGCTGTTGGCGGTTTTGTCACGCCCGGTGATTTTGTCGATATTGTTATGACCGAAGGGTCCGGACAGGACATGCGCGCGGTGACGATCTTGCAGGAAATTCGTGTCATCGGTGTCGATCAACAATCCGAAGAACTGAAAGACCAGCCTGAAATCGCGCGTACAATCACTGTTGAGGTGACACCCGAACAAGGCCAACGGTTGGCTTTGGCACAAAAGGCCGGCTCCTTAAGCCTCACGTTGAGATCGCTTGACGGCGTCGAGGACAAGCCGATGGAAATGGTGCGCCTGCGCGACCTGATGCAAGAGGAAGGACCGGCTGAAAAAGCCTTGATCCAACCAACCGTTAATGTGCGGCGTGGCACTGCTTTTGAGGTTGTGACCATCCGGCGACAAATCGATGAGCCTGATCCTTTGGCATTGCCTGAGACAGTCACCCAAACCGAAGTCGCGACTGATACCGAACTTGCCGCCGAACCGGAGAGTAATGGACAAATCAATTCGGCGCCCAGGTCTGTCAACGAACAGGAAATCAAACTAGTTCCTCTTGATCCCCCTCTGATCACTCCGCGGATCCGCCCGATCAACGTCACCCAGACGATCGAGCAGTAA
- a CDS encoding Flp family type IVb pilin has product MTKFLKNFAKDQSGAAIVEYGLALLVVASIAVGAFTYLGTTTNNNVTGACTALGSATC; this is encoded by the coding sequence ATGACCAAATTTTTGAAAAACTTCGCCAAAGACCAAAGCGGTGCAGCGATCGTTGAATATGGCCTCGCGCTGTTGGTTGTTGCCTCAATCGCTGTGGGTGCGTTCACCTATCTGGGCACGACCACCAACAACAACGTGACTGGTGCTTGCACGGCTCTGGGCAGCGCGACCTGCTAA
- a CDS encoding LuxR family transcriptional regulator: MKFSDYPVATDCLGLVSDWTYALNGNGELSDVLDRLMRLLKAEVVAIVRMSKADFSTHSVARSDMQKGKIWPTQFRSYADEIVGEFISTAKVGSIWKLSEAKASDFEQLADKGIGVAGNIFEGIISPLETTRTYIDFIELHFDHQPAEHDLNLLVMLIGTLTREWSRRAPASVSKAINQKRKLSRVLERKENHFSVLDPENPAQLSRSEYRICSLLSEGMTVHVIAKVLSISPATVRSHLSSTFSKTGATNQVELLYQLNNKPKLSQETDVIEKSNHRIN; this comes from the coding sequence ATGAAATTTTCAGACTATCCGGTGGCAACTGATTGCCTCGGGCTGGTGTCGGATTGGACATACGCATTAAATGGTAATGGCGAACTGTCGGATGTCCTGGATCGGCTGATGCGGCTTTTAAAAGCCGAAGTTGTCGCAATTGTCCGCATGTCAAAGGCAGATTTTAGTACGCATTCTGTGGCACGCAGTGACATGCAAAAAGGCAAGATTTGGCCGACGCAATTCCGCTCTTACGCGGACGAAATCGTTGGCGAATTCATTTCAACCGCCAAAGTGGGCAGTATTTGGAAGTTGTCGGAAGCAAAAGCGTCCGATTTCGAGCAACTTGCAGATAAAGGCATCGGAGTGGCTGGCAACATCTTTGAAGGCATTATCAGCCCTCTGGAAACGACACGCACTTATATCGACTTCATTGAACTGCATTTTGACCACCAACCTGCTGAACATGATCTGAATCTTCTGGTTATGCTCATTGGTACATTGACACGTGAATGGAGCCGGCGGGCGCCTGCTTCTGTTTCAAAGGCGATCAACCAAAAACGCAAGCTTTCGAGAGTTTTGGAGAGAAAGGAAAACCATTTTTCAGTTCTTGATCCGGAAAATCCTGCCCAGCTTAGTAGGTCCGAATACCGCATTTGCTCGCTGCTCTCTGAGGGAATGACCGTGCATGTGATCGCTAAGGTTTTATCAATTAGCCCAGCGACAGTGCGTTCACACTTAAGTTCGACGTTTTCAAAGACGGGTGCCACCAACCAGGTTGAACTGTTGTATCAGCTTAACAACAAACCAAAGCTATCCCAAGAAACAGACGTCATTGAGAAATCAAATCATCGTATCAATTAG
- a CDS encoding heme peroxidase family protein, protein MTLFVQSHGGSNRTSKPETRATAAPNALVPATGDVAVDESADFGYLFPPSGNPGDYISDDALAELDELGDLMVPAEDNANTQVTPDSSLPPVMTYWGQFLDHELTARTDRETDISKIDTAVPTMSAAEIETKLKNARTPRFDLDSVYGGLPVGADITPDVVTVISGMRHPTHPEKMRVGTAENIGPMPDALDPHRDLPRFQQVQQEVKDAYLNILRDKLTPDDFAKFEAGLPQRAIIGDMRNDENLVIAQFHLSFLRFHNKVVDYLESHETGWLPDFHAAQALTRLHYQWLIVDGYLKGICDPAVVDAVLAAKAQHFFDFRAAHATRVGAETLGNAMALEFSVAAFRFGHTMVRDAYDYNKNFGRSSGTPILPKAPFDELFRFTGGGGFRGGQRLPENWIIDWNRFVVADGDDSDGLPARVARNIDTLLAPPLGDLHNEAVDEANPNIKALFRHLAKRNLRRGLSLRLPTGQALHAHLKSVGALNSDPIVNVADLLDNKPDLKAFLEGSQSRMFERTPLWFYCLAEAEATGGNHLGELGSWIVASTFIGTLLADPDSALSLDFTPQDSPLRAPDGGPIDSIAKWMQFALVME, encoded by the coding sequence ATGACACTTTTTGTCCAATCCCATGGGGGATCCAACCGTACTTCTAAACCCGAAACCAGAGCCACGGCAGCGCCAAATGCGCTCGTTCCTGCGACCGGCGATGTAGCCGTCGACGAGTCGGCAGATTTCGGGTATCTTTTCCCGCCCTCCGGAAATCCGGGGGATTATATTTCCGATGATGCGCTAGCCGAGCTCGACGAGCTGGGCGATCTCATGGTGCCCGCAGAAGATAATGCCAACACACAAGTCACACCCGATTCATCACTGCCGCCAGTGATGACATACTGGGGCCAGTTTCTCGACCATGAGCTGACCGCACGGACGGACCGCGAGACTGACATCTCCAAGATTGACACAGCAGTGCCGACGATGTCCGCTGCCGAGATCGAGACCAAGCTCAAGAACGCGCGAACACCGCGTTTCGATCTTGATAGTGTCTACGGCGGTTTGCCTGTTGGTGCGGATATCACCCCCGATGTGGTTACGGTCATCTCAGGTATGCGGCATCCGACCCACCCTGAGAAGATGCGCGTCGGTACGGCTGAAAACATCGGGCCAATGCCGGATGCTCTTGATCCGCATCGCGATCTGCCTCGGTTCCAGCAGGTCCAGCAAGAGGTGAAAGACGCCTATCTCAATATCCTGCGTGACAAGCTTACGCCCGACGATTTCGCCAAGTTTGAAGCTGGTCTGCCGCAGCGGGCGATCATCGGTGATATGCGCAACGACGAAAACCTCGTGATTGCGCAGTTCCATCTGAGCTTCCTGCGGTTCCATAACAAGGTCGTCGATTACCTTGAATCCCATGAGACTGGCTGGCTACCCGATTTCCACGCGGCGCAGGCGCTGACCCGACTGCATTACCAGTGGTTGATCGTGGATGGCTACCTAAAGGGGATCTGCGATCCGGCCGTCGTTGATGCGGTGCTGGCGGCCAAAGCGCAGCATTTCTTCGATTTTCGCGCCGCCCACGCGACGCGGGTGGGGGCCGAAACACTTGGCAATGCGATGGCGTTGGAGTTTTCCGTTGCCGCCTTCCGCTTCGGTCATACGATGGTGCGCGACGCCTATGACTACAACAAGAACTTCGGGCGCTCCAGCGGCACGCCAATTTTACCAAAGGCGCCGTTCGACGAGCTGTTCCGGTTTACAGGCGGGGGCGGATTCCGCGGCGGCCAGCGTTTGCCGGAAAACTGGATCATCGACTGGAACCGGTTCGTGGTTGCGGACGGCGACGACTCAGACGGTCTTCCGGCACGTGTGGCGCGCAATATCGATACCTTGCTGGCGCCGCCCTTGGGCGATCTGCACAATGAAGCTGTTGATGAGGCGAATCCCAACATCAAGGCCCTGTTCCGCCATCTGGCAAAGCGCAATCTAAGGCGCGGGTTAAGCTTGCGGTTGCCGACCGGTCAGGCGCTTCATGCACACCTGAAATCTGTCGGCGCTTTGAACAGTGACCCAATCGTCAATGTCGCGGACCTGCTGGACAACAAGCCAGACCTGAAGGCGTTTCTCGAAGGGTCGCAATCGCGAATGTTCGAGCGTACGCCGCTGTGGTTCTACTGCTTGGCCGAAGCCGAGGCGACAGGTGGCAACCATTTGGGTGAGCTTGGAAGCTGGATCGTCGCGAGCACTTTCATCGGGACGCTGCTGGCCGATCCGGATTCCGCGCTTAGCCTCGATTTCACACCGCAGGACAGCCCGCTTCGGGCCCCGGACGGCGGCCCGATCGATAGCATCGCCAAGTGGATGCAATTCGCGCTGGTGATGGAATAG